Proteins encoded by one window of Ramlibacter tataouinensis:
- the coaE gene encoding dephospho-CoA kinase (Dephospho-CoA kinase (CoaE) performs the final step in coenzyme A biosynthesis.), with the protein MPAMRIGLTGGIGSGKSTVLQMLAAAGAAVIDADAISRSTTAAGGAAIAAIAARFGPAFITPEGALDRERMRERVYEEPQARRELEAIVHPLVGAETARQVQAALAAGAACIVFDIPLLVESGRWRHQVDRVLVIDCTPATQVARVVARSALQPAQVEAIIAAQAPRALRLAAADTVIFNDGGLSLQALQAQVREAARSFGL; encoded by the coding sequence ATGCCTGCGATGCGCATCGGCCTGACCGGCGGCATCGGCAGCGGCAAGAGCACGGTGCTGCAGATGCTGGCGGCGGCGGGCGCGGCCGTCATCGACGCCGACGCCATCTCGCGTTCGACCACCGCCGCCGGCGGCGCCGCCATTGCCGCCATCGCTGCCCGTTTCGGGCCGGCGTTCATCACCCCCGAGGGCGCGCTGGACCGCGAGCGCATGCGCGAGCGCGTGTACGAGGAACCGCAGGCCCGGCGCGAGCTGGAAGCGATCGTCCATCCGCTGGTGGGCGCCGAGACCGCCCGCCAGGTGCAGGCCGCGCTGGCGGCCGGCGCGGCCTGCATCGTCTTCGACATCCCGCTGCTGGTGGAGTCGGGCCGCTGGCGCCACCAGGTCGATCGCGTGCTGGTCATCGATTGCACGCCCGCCACTCAGGTGGCGCGGGTGGTGGCGCGCAGCGCGCTGCAGCCGGCGCAGGTCGAAGCCATCATCGCGGCGCAGGCGCCGCGCGCTTTGCGCCTGGCCGCCGCGGACACGGTGATCTTCAACGACGGCGGGCTCTCGTTGCAGGCGCTGCAGGCGCAGGTGCGCGAAGCGGCTAGGTCCTTCGGGCTATGA
- a CDS encoding NUDIX domain-containing protein yields MTGVLVADADRPREGGPGRKEVEVAVGVLVRPDGRFLLTSRPEGKVYAGYWEFPGGKVEPGETVEVALRRELREEIGVVIGAVHPWRVERVDYPHALVRLNFCKVFDWSGELHMHEGQRCSWESLPVQVQPVLPGTVPVLQWFAQERGFAGATHAGA; encoded by the coding sequence ATGACCGGCGTGCTCGTTGCCGACGCCGACCGCCCGCGCGAGGGCGGCCCGGGCCGCAAGGAAGTGGAAGTCGCTGTCGGCGTGCTGGTGCGCCCGGACGGGCGCTTCCTGCTCACCAGCCGGCCCGAGGGCAAGGTCTATGCAGGCTACTGGGAGTTCCCCGGCGGCAAGGTGGAGCCCGGCGAGACGGTCGAAGTTGCGCTGCGTCGTGAGCTGCGGGAGGAGATCGGCGTCGTCATCGGCGCGGTGCACCCGTGGCGCGTCGAGCGCGTCGACTACCCGCATGCGCTGGTGCGGCTGAATTTCTGCAAGGTGTTCGACTGGTCCGGCGAGCTGCACATGCACGAGGGCCAGCGCTGCTCGTGGGAGTCGCTGCCAGTGCAGGTGCAGCCGGTGCTGCCCGGCACCGTGCCGGTGCTGCAATGGTTCGCGCAGGAGCGCGGCTTCGCCGGCGCCACCCACGCGGGCGCCTGA
- the proB gene encoding glutamate 5-kinase yields the protein MIADQGSHGPEHLHLLRGARRIVVKVGSSLVTNEGRGLDEAAIGEWCRQLAALAGEGREVIMVSSGAIAEGMKRLGWSVRPRELNELQAAAAVGQMGLAQMYETKLRENGLRSAQVLLTHADLADRERYLNARSTLLTLLSLRVLPVINENDTVVNDEIKFGDNDTLGALVANLVEADLLVILTDQRGLYTADPRKDPQARFVHVGAAGDPALEAMAGGAGSGIGKGGMITKILAARRAARSGASTVIAWGREPDALLRLARGEGIGTLLAAPTQKSQARKRWMADHLLLRGAVLVDAGAVAKLVQEGKSLLPIGMTAVEGEFTRGEVIAVRDPAGAEIARGLANYASAEARLLCRRPSADIEKLLGYMAEPEMIHRTNLVLTR from the coding sequence ATGATTGCAGACCAGGGCAGCCACGGCCCCGAGCACCTGCACCTGCTGCGCGGCGCCCGGCGCATCGTGGTGAAGGTCGGCTCCAGCCTGGTCACCAACGAGGGCCGCGGGCTGGACGAGGCCGCGATCGGCGAGTGGTGCCGGCAGCTGGCGGCGCTGGCGGGCGAGGGCCGTGAAGTCATCATGGTGTCCAGCGGCGCCATCGCCGAAGGCATGAAGCGCCTGGGCTGGAGCGTCCGGCCGCGCGAGCTCAATGAGCTGCAGGCCGCCGCCGCCGTCGGCCAGATGGGTCTGGCGCAGATGTACGAGACCAAGCTGCGCGAGAACGGGCTGCGCTCGGCGCAGGTGCTGCTCACGCACGCCGACCTGGCCGACCGCGAGCGCTACCTCAATGCCCGTTCCACGCTGTTGACGCTGCTGTCGCTGCGGGTGCTACCCGTGATCAACGAGAACGACACGGTCGTCAACGACGAGATCAAGTTCGGCGACAACGACACGCTCGGCGCGCTGGTGGCCAACCTGGTGGAAGCCGACCTGCTGGTGATCCTGACCGACCAGCGTGGCCTGTACACGGCCGATCCGCGCAAGGACCCGCAGGCGCGCTTCGTGCACGTCGGCGCCGCCGGCGACCCGGCGCTCGAGGCGATGGCCGGCGGCGCCGGCTCCGGCATCGGCAAGGGTGGCATGATCACCAAGATCCTGGCCGCGCGGCGGGCAGCCCGCTCGGGTGCTTCGACCGTGATCGCCTGGGGCCGCGAGCCCGATGCGCTGCTGCGCCTGGCGCGCGGCGAGGGCATCGGGACCCTGCTGGCGGCTCCCACGCAGAAGAGCCAGGCGCGCAAGCGCTGGATGGCCGACCACCTGCTGTTGCGCGGCGCAGTGCTGGTGGATGCCGGCGCGGTGGCCAAGCTGGTGCAGGAAGGCAAGAGCCTGCTGCCGATCGGGATGACCGCGGTGGAAGGGGAGTTCACGCGCGGCGAGGTGATCGCGGTGCGCGACCCGGCCGGCGCCGAGATCGCACGCGGGTTGGCCAACTACGCCAGTGCCGAGGCGCGGCTGCTGTGCCGCCGGCCTTCCGCCGATATCGAGAAGCTGCTTGGCTACATGGCCGAGCCGGAGATGATCCACCGCACCAACCTGGTCCTCACGCGCTGA
- a CDS encoding CNP1-like family protein, which translates to MRTNAAHLALVLALCGSLAQAQWLERDPDWKEAAPPPPPAVRTTGLIPIEMRSSVLRWGVDPASISLGADGVVRYVVVARSDSGTVSALYEGLRCNTAESTVYARSSGDQWSPVADREWKPIQGSGNGARLHTLTIARTGACMGHGPNQSADRIARDLAAPVDTRFRSEMR; encoded by the coding sequence GTGCGAACTAACGCAGCTCACCTTGCCCTGGTCCTGGCCCTGTGCGGATCGCTGGCGCAGGCGCAATGGCTGGAGCGGGATCCGGACTGGAAGGAAGCCGCCCCGCCGCCCCCGCCCGCCGTGCGCACCACCGGGCTGATTCCGATCGAGATGCGCAGCTCGGTGCTGCGCTGGGGCGTGGATCCGGCTTCGATCAGCCTGGGCGCGGACGGCGTGGTGCGCTACGTGGTGGTGGCCCGCAGCGACAGCGGCACCGTCAGTGCGCTGTACGAGGGCTTGCGCTGCAACACGGCGGAATCGACCGTCTACGCCCGCTCTTCGGGCGACCAGTGGAGCCCGGTGGCGGACCGGGAATGGAAGCCGATCCAGGGCAGCGGCAACGGTGCGCGCCTGCACACGCTGACGATCGCCCGCACCGGCGCCTGCATGGGCCACGGGCCCAATCAATCGGCGGACCGCATCGCCCGCGACCTGGCGGCTCCGGTCGACACCCGCTTCCGTTCCGAGATGCGCTGA
- the zapD gene encoding cell division protein ZapD, translating into MILYEYPFNERIRTYLRLEHLFRRLGELVPREHPLDHHYALATLFEVMDVAARADLKSDVMKDLEKQKSVLNGYRGNPAIAEGVLDEVVGQLDACFAALNGQPGKAGQSLTENEWLMSIRSRIGIPGGTCEFDLPGYYAWQQLDAATRQADLGRWARCLGPLAESVHLLLKLLRDSGTAQKVMAVDGHFQQTLPQGRSFQLLRLRIDPALQLVPEISGNRLMVSVRLMRQEGSDRLQPSHENAGFELTLCS; encoded by the coding sequence GTGATCCTCTACGAGTACCCGTTCAACGAACGAATCCGGACCTACCTGCGGCTGGAGCACCTGTTCCGCCGGCTCGGTGAACTGGTCCCCCGCGAGCACCCGCTCGACCATCACTACGCGCTGGCCACCCTGTTCGAGGTGATGGACGTGGCCGCGCGCGCCGACCTCAAGTCCGACGTGATGAAGGACCTGGAAAAGCAGAAGTCCGTCCTCAACGGCTACCGCGGCAACCCGGCCATCGCGGAGGGCGTGCTCGACGAGGTAGTGGGACAGCTCGACGCCTGCTTCGCGGCCCTCAACGGCCAGCCCGGCAAGGCCGGCCAGTCGCTCACCGAGAACGAGTGGCTGATGAGTATCCGCAGCCGCATCGGCATCCCGGGCGGCACCTGCGAATTCGACCTCCCCGGCTACTACGCCTGGCAGCAGCTCGATGCAGCCACGCGACAGGCCGATCTCGGCCGCTGGGCGCGCTGCCTGGGCCCGCTGGCCGAATCGGTCCACCTGCTGCTCAAGCTGCTGCGCGATTCGGGCACGGCGCAGAAGGTGATGGCCGTCGATGGCCACTTCCAGCAGACGCTGCCGCAGGGCCGCAGCTTCCAGCTGCTGCGGCTGCGCATCGACCCCGCCCTGCAGCTGGTGCCGGAGATCAGCGGCAACCGGCTGATGGTGTCGGTGCGGCTGATGCGCCAGGAAGGCAGCGATCGCCTGCAGCCCAGCCACGAGAATGCGGGTTTCGAACTGACCCTGTGTTCCTGA
- a CDS encoding DNA gyrase inhibitor YacG yields the protein MASDSGKRAPQRVVKCPQCGGDSIYSPGNPYRPFCSARCKGLDLGAWASESFRVPDETPPDDQPFGDPKLQ from the coding sequence ATGGCAAGCGACAGCGGCAAGCGCGCGCCGCAGCGGGTGGTCAAGTGCCCGCAATGCGGCGGCGACAGCATCTACTCGCCCGGCAACCCCTACCGGCCGTTCTGCAGCGCGCGCTGCAAGGGCCTGGACCTGGGCGCCTGGGCCAGCGAGAGCTTCCGGGTGCCGGACGAAACGCCCCCGGACGACCAGCCTTTCGGCGACCCGAAGCTGCAGTGA
- a CDS encoding polyprenyl synthetase family protein, translated as MHEVDAVIARRLDSGVPLVGQVSRYIISAGGKRLRPALLLLVSAALGHTGPQRFNLAAVVEFIHTATLLHDDVVDESTLRRGRATANESFGNPASVLVGDFLYSRAFQMMLDAQDMRVMAILADATNVIAEGEVLQLMNMHDASLDEAGYLRVIRSKTAKLFEASARLGAVLAGADAGLEEASAEYGQALGTAFQVIDDVLDYDGDSHEMGKNLGDDLREGKATLPLIAAMARGTPQQRDLIRHAIENGATRELDAIVAIVRETGALEVTRAAAASEARRAVACAQRLPRNNYSEGLVQLAAQLLERRN; from the coding sequence ATGCATGAAGTCGATGCAGTCATCGCCCGGCGCCTGGATTCCGGCGTTCCCCTGGTCGGCCAGGTTTCCCGCTACATCATCTCGGCCGGCGGCAAGCGCCTGCGCCCCGCCCTGCTGCTGCTGGTGAGCGCCGCGCTGGGCCACACGGGACCGCAGCGCTTCAACCTGGCCGCCGTGGTGGAGTTCATCCACACCGCCACGCTGCTGCACGACGACGTGGTCGACGAATCGACCCTGCGCCGCGGCCGCGCCACCGCCAACGAGAGCTTCGGCAACCCGGCCAGCGTGCTGGTGGGCGACTTCCTGTACTCGCGCGCCTTCCAGATGATGCTGGACGCCCAGGACATGCGCGTGATGGCCATCCTCGCCGATGCCACCAACGTGATCGCCGAGGGCGAGGTGCTGCAGCTGATGAACATGCACGATGCCTCGCTCGACGAAGCGGGCTACCTGCGCGTGATCCGCTCCAAGACCGCCAAGCTGTTCGAGGCCAGCGCGCGCCTGGGCGCGGTGCTGGCCGGTGCCGACGCCGGGCTGGAAGAAGCCAGCGCCGAGTACGGCCAGGCGCTGGGCACCGCGTTTCAGGTGATCGACGACGTGCTCGACTACGACGGCGACAGCCACGAGATGGGCAAGAACCTGGGCGACGATCTGCGCGAGGGCAAGGCCACGCTGCCGCTGATCGCCGCCATGGCGCGCGGCACGCCGCAGCAGCGCGATCTGATCCGGCACGCCATCGAGAACGGCGCCACGCGCGAGCTCGACGCCATCGTGGCGATCGTGCGCGAGACCGGCGCGCTGGAGGTCACGCGCGCCGCCGCGGCGTCCGAGGCGCGACGCGCGGTCGCGTGCGCGCAACGCCTGCCGCGCAATAACTACTCCGAGGGTTTGGTACAATTGGCGGCTCAGCTGCTCGAGCGTCGCAACTGA
- a CDS encoding prepilin peptidase, whose translation MFPVEAGAVLAGVLGLLVGSFLNVVIHRLPRMLERQWAAECAELAGQAPAPAEPFNLVRPRSRCRNCGHAIRWYENIPVLSYLALRGKCSSCGTPIGLRYPLVEIATAGFFAFCGWKWGISWTAAAWCGFAAALLALALIDWDTTLLPDDITLPLVWAGLIAAALRWNGLTLQQSLWGAVAGYLSLWLVYQGFKLLTGKEGMGYGDFKLFAALGAWFGWQALIPMVLMASVIGAIIGIAMKLSDNLREGGAIPFGPFLAGAGLTALVFGPSSILRAVGL comes from the coding sequence ATGTTTCCCGTCGAAGCGGGCGCCGTGCTGGCCGGCGTCCTGGGGTTGCTGGTGGGCAGCTTCCTGAACGTCGTCATCCACCGGCTGCCCCGGATGCTGGAGCGGCAGTGGGCGGCCGAATGCGCCGAGCTGGCCGGGCAGGCGCCGGCGCCGGCCGAGCCGTTCAACCTGGTGCGGCCGCGCTCGCGCTGCCGCAACTGCGGCCATGCGATCCGCTGGTACGAGAACATCCCCGTGCTGAGCTACCTGGCCTTGCGCGGCAAGTGCTCCTCCTGCGGCACGCCGATCGGCTTGCGTTATCCGCTGGTGGAGATCGCCACCGCCGGATTTTTTGCGTTCTGCGGCTGGAAGTGGGGTATCAGCTGGACGGCTGCGGCCTGGTGCGGCTTCGCCGCGGCCCTGCTCGCCCTGGCCCTGATCGACTGGGACACCACGCTGCTGCCGGACGACATCACGCTGCCGCTGGTGTGGGCCGGCCTGATCGCCGCCGCGCTGCGCTGGAACGGCCTGACGCTGCAGCAGTCGCTGTGGGGGGCGGTGGCGGGCTACCTGTCGCTGTGGCTGGTCTACCAGGGTTTCAAGCTGCTGACCGGCAAGGAAGGCATGGGCTACGGCGACTTCAAGCTGTTCGCCGCGCTCGGCGCCTGGTTCGGCTGGCAAGCGTTGATCCCCATGGTGCTGATGGCCTCGGTGATCGGCGCGATCATCGGCATCGCAATGAAGCTCTCCGACAACCTGCGCGAAGGCGGCGCCATCCCGTTCGGGCCCTTCCTGGCTGGCGCCGGCCTGACGGCGCTGGTGTTCGGCCCCTCGTCGATCCTGCGCGCGGTCGGCCTGTAG
- a CDS encoding type II secretion system F family protein: protein MATASAAKVTEFVFEWEGRDRNGKQVRGETRAAGENQVQATLRRQGITPSKIKKRRMRAGQKIKPKDIAIFTRQLATMMKAGVPLLQAFDIVGRGNANPSVAKLLNDIRTDVETGTSLSAAFRKFPLYFDNLYCNLVEAGEAAGILETLLDRLAVYMEKTEGIKSKIKSALMYPISVVVVAFVVVAVIMIFVIPAFKEVFTSFGADLPAPTLFVMAVSEYFVQYWWLIFGGIGGGLYFFMQAWKRNEKVQMFMDRVMLQLPVFGDLVYKSVIARWTRTLATMFAAGVPLVEALDSVGGASGNSVYQTATEKIQQEVSTGTSLTAAMTNANVFPTMVLQMCAIGEESGSIDHMLGKAADFYESEVDDMVAGLSSLMEPIIIVFLGGLIGGIVVSMYLPIFKLGAVV, encoded by the coding sequence ATGGCGACGGCATCAGCAGCGAAGGTCACCGAGTTCGTCTTCGAATGGGAGGGCCGCGACCGCAATGGCAAGCAGGTTCGCGGCGAAACCCGCGCGGCCGGCGAGAACCAGGTCCAGGCGACCCTGCGCCGGCAGGGCATCACGCCCAGCAAGATCAAGAAGCGCCGCATGCGCGCCGGCCAGAAGATCAAGCCCAAGGACATCGCGATCTTCACCCGGCAGCTCGCCACCATGATGAAGGCGGGCGTGCCGCTGCTGCAGGCGTTCGACATCGTCGGCCGCGGCAATGCCAACCCGAGCGTGGCCAAGCTGCTCAACGACATCCGCACCGACGTCGAGACCGGCACCTCGCTGTCGGCCGCGTTCCGCAAGTTCCCGCTGTACTTCGACAACCTGTACTGCAACCTGGTCGAGGCCGGCGAGGCCGCCGGCATCCTGGAGACGCTGCTCGACCGCCTGGCGGTCTACATGGAAAAGACCGAGGGCATCAAGTCCAAGATCAAGTCGGCGCTGATGTACCCGATCTCGGTGGTGGTGGTGGCGTTCGTGGTGGTGGCGGTGATCATGATCTTCGTGATTCCGGCCTTCAAGGAGGTGTTCACCTCGTTCGGCGCCGACCTGCCCGCGCCCACGCTGTTCGTCATGGCCGTCAGCGAGTACTTCGTTCAGTACTGGTGGCTGATCTTCGGCGGCATCGGCGGCGGCCTGTACTTCTTCATGCAGGCCTGGAAGCGCAACGAGAAGGTGCAGATGTTCATGGACCGGGTGATGCTCCAGCTGCCGGTGTTCGGCGACCTGGTCTACAAATCGGTGATCGCCCGCTGGACCCGCACCCTGGCCACCATGTTCGCCGCCGGCGTGCCGCTGGTGGAAGCCCTCGACTCGGTGGGCGGCGCTTCGGGCAATTCGGTCTACCAGACGGCCACCGAGAAGATCCAGCAGGAGGTGTCCACCGGCACCAGCCTGACAGCGGCCATGACCAATGCCAACGTGTTCCCGACCATGGTGCTGCAGATGTGCGCCATCGGCGAGGAGTCCGGCTCGATCGACCACATGCTGGGCAAGGCGGCCGACTTCTACGAGTCGGAGGTCGATGACATGGTGGCCGGCCTGTCCAGCCTGATGGAGCCGATCATCATCGTGTTCCTCGGCGGCCTGATCGGCGGCATCGTGGTCTCGATGTACCTGCCCATCTTCAAGCTCGGCGCAGTCGTCTGA
- the rplU gene encoding 50S ribosomal protein L21: protein MYAVIKTGGKQYRVASGEKIKVEQIAADVGQEIVIDQVLAVGNGSDLKIGTPLVSGATVKATVVAHGKHDKVRIFKMRRRKHYQKRQGHRQQFTELQIGAIAA, encoded by the coding sequence ATGTACGCGGTCATAAAAACCGGCGGCAAGCAGTATCGCGTTGCTTCCGGCGAGAAGATCAAAGTAGAACAGATTGCTGCGGACGTAGGCCAGGAAATCGTGATCGACCAGGTGCTGGCTGTCGGCAACGGCAGCGACCTGAAGATCGGCACGCCCCTGGTGTCCGGCGCCACCGTCAAGGCCACGGTCGTCGCCCACGGCAAGCACGACAAGGTGCGCATCTTCAAGATGCGTCGCCGCAAGCACTACCAGAAGCGCCAGGGGCACCGCCAGCAGTTCACCGAGCTGCAGATCGGCGCCATCGCGGCCTAA
- the pilB gene encoding type IV-A pilus assembly ATPase PilB: protein MAADPALSDAPSLALPGLARALVAAGKLGQKSAEELYRKAQSNRSSFIAELTGSGAVSPSDLAHTMSLSYGAPLLDLDAVDVQWLPKSLLDPKLCQAFRVVVLSKRNNRLTVATADPSDQQAADKIKFATQMGVDWVIAEYDKLTKMVEAHATSATQAMESIVGDDFEFDESTMDDSVVDDEDKGSAGSEVDDAPVVKFLHKMLLDAFSMRASDLHFEPYEHTYRVRFRIDGELREIASPPIAIKDKLASRVKVISRMDISEKRVPQDGRMKLKVGPDRVIDFRVSTLPTLFGEKIVIRILDPSSAKLGIEALGYEAEEKERLLNAIGRPYGMVLVTGPTGSGKTVSLYTCLNLLNKPGVNISTAEDPSEINLPGVNQVNVNEKAGLTFAAALKSFLRQDPDVIMVGEIRDLETADIAIKAAQTGHMVMSTLHTNDAPTTLTRMRNMGIAPFNIASSVILITAQRLARRLCANCKQPADIPHETLIEAGFTEEEVDGTWTPYRPVGCGACNNGYKGRVGIYQVMPVSEEIQRIILRDGSAMEIAEQSRREGVKSLRQSGLHKVRLGVTSLEEVLGCTNE, encoded by the coding sequence ATGGCCGCCGACCCTGCACTCTCCGACGCTCCCTCGCTGGCACTGCCCGGGCTGGCGCGGGCCCTGGTGGCGGCCGGCAAGCTCGGCCAGAAATCGGCCGAGGAGCTGTATCGCAAGGCGCAGTCCAACCGCAGCAGTTTCATTGCCGAGCTGACCGGCTCCGGCGCGGTGTCGCCGTCCGACCTGGCGCACACCATGTCGCTCTCCTACGGCGCGCCGCTGCTCGACCTGGACGCAGTCGACGTGCAGTGGCTGCCGAAGAGCCTGCTGGACCCCAAGCTGTGCCAGGCGTTCCGGGTGGTGGTGCTGTCCAAGCGCAACAACCGGCTGACCGTCGCCACCGCCGACCCCTCCGACCAGCAGGCCGCCGACAAGATCAAGTTCGCCACCCAGATGGGCGTGGACTGGGTCATCGCCGAGTACGACAAGCTGACCAAGATGGTCGAGGCCCACGCCACCAGCGCCACCCAGGCGATGGAGAGCATCGTCGGCGACGATTTCGAGTTCGACGAGTCGACCATGGACGACTCGGTGGTCGACGACGAGGACAAGGGCTCGGCCGGCTCGGAGGTCGACGACGCGCCGGTCGTCAAGTTCCTGCACAAGATGCTGCTCGACGCGTTCAGCATGCGCGCGTCCGACCTGCACTTCGAGCCCTACGAGCACACCTACCGGGTCCGCTTCCGCATCGACGGCGAACTGCGCGAGATCGCCTCGCCGCCCATCGCCATCAAGGACAAGCTGGCCTCGCGGGTCAAGGTCATCTCGCGGATGGACATCTCCGAGAAGCGGGTGCCGCAGGACGGCCGCATGAAGCTCAAGGTCGGACCCGACCGGGTGATCGACTTCCGCGTCAGCACGCTGCCCACGCTGTTCGGCGAGAAGATCGTGATCCGGATCCTGGATCCGAGCAGCGCCAAGCTGGGCATTGAGGCTCTCGGCTACGAAGCCGAGGAGAAGGAGCGCCTGCTCAACGCCATCGGCCGGCCCTACGGCATGGTGCTGGTCACCGGCCCCACCGGTTCGGGCAAGACCGTGTCCCTCTACACCTGCCTGAACCTGCTGAACAAGCCGGGGGTGAACATCTCGACGGCCGAAGACCCGTCCGAAATCAACCTGCCCGGCGTCAACCAGGTCAACGTCAACGAGAAGGCCGGGCTGACCTTCGCCGCAGCGCTCAAGTCGTTCCTGCGCCAGGATCCCGACGTCATCATGGTCGGCGAGATCCGCGACCTGGAGACCGCCGACATCGCGATCAAGGCCGCGCAGACCGGCCACATGGTGATGTCCACGCTGCACACCAACGACGCGCCCACCACGCTCACGCGCATGCGCAACATGGGCATCGCGCCGTTCAACATCGCCTCCAGCGTGATCCTGATCACCGCGCAGCGGCTGGCGCGGCGCCTGTGCGCCAACTGCAAGCAGCCGGCCGACATCCCGCACGAGACGCTGATCGAAGCGGGCTTCACCGAGGAGGAAGTCGATGGCACCTGGACCCCGTACCGCCCGGTCGGCTGCGGCGCCTGCAACAACGGCTACAAGGGCCGGGTCGGCATCTACCAGGTGATGCCCGTCAGCGAGGAGATTCAGCGCATCATCCTGCGCGACGGCAGCGCCATGGAGATCGCCGAGCAGTCCCGCCGCGAAGGCGTCAAGAGCCTGCGGCAATCGGGCCTGCACAAGGTCCGGCTGGGCGTCACTTCGCTCGAGGAAGTGCTCGGCTGCACCAACGAATAA
- the rpmA gene encoding 50S ribosomal protein L27 — protein MAQKKGGGSTRNGRDSQPKMLGVKAFGGELISAGSIIVRQRGTKFHPGSNVGVGRDHTLFALVDGRVQFATKGALSKHTVNVVPA, from the coding sequence ATGGCACAGAAAAAAGGCGGCGGCTCTACGCGCAACGGGCGGGATTCCCAGCCCAAGATGCTCGGCGTCAAGGCGTTCGGCGGCGAGCTGATCAGCGCCGGATCCATCATCGTGCGCCAGCGCGGCACCAAGTTCCACCCGGGCTCCAACGTCGGCGTGGGCCGCGACCACACCCTGTTCGCGCTGGTCGACGGCCGGGTTCAGTTCGCCACCAAGGGCGCGCTGAGCAAGCACACGGTCAACGTGGTCCCGGCGTAA
- the cgtA gene encoding Obg family GTPase CgtA yields the protein MKFVDEAFIDIAAGDGGNGCVSFRHEKYKEFGGPNGGDGGRGGHVYAVADPSLNTLVDYRFSRRHEAQRGEHGMGSDMFGAAGADITLKMPVGTIVTDADTGAVLHELLVPGERIVLAKGGDGGFGNMRFKSSINRAPRQKTPGWPGEKKSLKLELKVLADVGLLGMPNAGKSTLIAAVSNARPKIADYPFTTLHPNLGVVRVGPEQSFVVADVPGLIEGASEGAGLGHQFLRHLQRTRLLLHLVDIAPFDETVDPVAQAKAIVAELKKYDKALYDKPRWLVLNKIDMVPADEREARVKDFVRRMRYKGPVFRISALTREGCDELAKAVYQHLRARNEQEQPAVEADPRFAPAPDGKDSP from the coding sequence ATGAAGTTCGTCGACGAAGCCTTCATCGACATCGCCGCCGGCGACGGGGGGAACGGCTGCGTCTCGTTCCGGCACGAGAAGTACAAGGAGTTCGGCGGCCCCAACGGCGGCGACGGCGGCCGCGGCGGGCACGTGTACGCGGTAGCGGACCCCAGCCTCAACACCCTGGTCGACTACCGCTTCTCGCGCCGGCACGAGGCCCAGCGCGGCGAGCACGGCATGGGTTCGGACATGTTCGGCGCCGCCGGCGCCGACATCACGCTGAAGATGCCGGTGGGCACCATCGTCACCGACGCCGACACCGGCGCCGTGCTGCACGAGCTGCTGGTGCCCGGCGAGCGCATCGTGCTGGCCAAGGGCGGTGACGGCGGCTTCGGCAACATGCGCTTCAAGAGCTCGATCAACCGGGCCCCGCGGCAGAAGACGCCCGGCTGGCCCGGCGAGAAGAAGAGCCTGAAGCTCGAGCTCAAGGTGCTGGCCGACGTCGGCCTGCTGGGCATGCCCAACGCCGGCAAGTCCACCCTGATCGCCGCTGTCTCCAATGCACGCCCCAAGATCGCCGACTATCCCTTCACCACGCTGCACCCCAACCTGGGCGTGGTGCGCGTCGGACCCGAGCAGAGCTTCGTGGTCGCCGACGTGCCGGGGCTGATCGAGGGCGCGTCCGAGGGCGCGGGCCTGGGCCACCAGTTCCTGCGCCACCTGCAGCGCACCCGGCTGCTGCTGCACCTGGTGGACATCGCGCCTTTCGACGAGACGGTCGACCCGGTGGCGCAAGCCAAGGCCATCGTCGCGGAACTGAAGAAGTACGACAAGGCGCTCTACGACAAGCCGCGCTGGCTGGTGCTCAACAAGATCGACATGGTGCCGGCCGACGAGCGCGAGGCACGGGTCAAGGATTTCGTGCGCCGCATGCGCTACAAGGGCCCGGTGTTCCGCATCTCGGCGCTCACGCGCGAGGGCTGCGACGAACTGGCAAAGGCCGTGTACCAGCACCTGCGCGCGCGCAACGAGCAGGAGCAGCCGGCCGTCGAGGCCGATCCGCGCTTCGCGCCCGCTCCGGACGGGAAGGATTCCCCATGA